AATTGGACTTACAATATATTTCAAGTCAAATGTCATTGTTGTCACTGTAAATACCTCCATGAATGAATATTGTAACTATTGTATAATCATCAGATCTAGCCAACTGAAATGTTCTCTGACATTAATTTTGTTACAGAAGCATGCCAAGGGTCCTCAATTCTCCTCCTGGTGATCCTGCTTTTATTTGATCACGTCGCTTTATGATCGTTTGGTACAAATTTAGCCAGATAAATATATTAATGTGAATATATATTGTATGAAAAGAGTATATGAAAagcatcataaaatatatataatgactACTTCATATATGGAGTGTATAATAAATGCATATATTggataatataaatatattggcTATAATATTCATTTGATGATTGTCAACATTTCATTAAGATGATTCCTTGTGTACTTGTTTTTattaagttaaagttaaaacatATATTGTGTTCAATCCAAATTCAATTAAATCTACTCATTTGATATCGTAAATAGTATTGTTTCAAAATCGTGAACCTTGAGGTTCAATTCCTATTGATATACGAGTTTATATACAACCTTTAGGATAGTATATATATGCTTTGCAATCTCCCAACTAATTGGTGTTACAAGGTGTACTAAATTTCTACTAAAAATGATTTCTTATAGCCATTTGCAAATTGAATAagatgaaataatattttaaattttttttacgtgtaaaaatattttttaaaataaaaaagacgtaaaaaattaaaaataaatttataaaagactacaaaatcaaatttataaatatctCTTGCTTTGcaatctaaaaaataattaaaaaaagtgaGTGGAGAGTAGCACACATTTTGGGTTAGAGCCCCGAATATGTATTTTTTAGggaaaaatttatatatagcaATTTTTGTAAGCATAATAACTTCATATGGGTATAGTTTCCTAATTATTTACAATGACAAATTTACGTTTGCTATGGTCCATTTAGATTTGTATAAACGGAATTTtaggtaaaaaaatatatacaaaaattcttTTACTTTAAAGATGACTGATGTGTGCGATTATATAAATAATGCGCGcgattatacaaacgttgtacACGAATTGTAtattgaaatatacaaacactgcgaattgtataacgaattatacaaacgatgTACACGAATtatatagcgaaatatacaaacgttaaACAAAAACcgtgaattgtatagcgaattatacaaatgctaTACCCACAAATTATAGAAAATCTCAGCAAAATATATTCACGaatggtaataaaataaaactatactcatatgaaataataaattAGTAATGTTTGACAACTCgtataatttttccttttttttattaaatagtcTCTTAATGCGGGATTCGAATTTAATCCGAGTTTCAATGCCTGCAACGAAGCCTGCTGGAAGACCAAAAAACAGTAGCCCACGCAAGAAAGCTATTGTATAACATGCTTTAATGCTTGTACGTCGAATTTGTCCTAAACCCGGATCCAAATTGCTGAGTCCAGCAAAGGCAACACAAATTCTCTGCGCCATTGCTGAGCACAATCCTCGAGCTCCAAGCACAGTATTAAACGGTATTTTTCTTCTGCAATTACTTTGATTATGCAAAATTCACGAATTGCTTAGACTTTTTGGTGTAATTTTAGGTgtaaattcaacaaaaatactCCAGATATGAATGCCCTAGTCAACGAGTTCATAATCAAGCTGAAGAAACGGTAATTCTCTGTCTTTTTCTGTGTGTGTATGTTTGAGTGTGATAATCTACGGAgcgataattttatttttctgtatGTATTGAATGTTGTGGGATAGGAAAATTGAGGGGTCGAAGACAACAGCGAAATTGACAGCGGAAGTGCTACGCTCATGCATATCGCAGCAGAGACTTCCTCAAACTAACCAGGCTGATGCTCTTATTGATGCAATCAGAGGTATCGGGGAAAAGTTGATTGCTGCTAATCCAGTAGGTATAAGCTTCTGTTTCTCCTTTTTTCCTTTCCGTTCCACTTCTGTAACTATTAATGTTTCTTGTTCTTTGATTATCCTATTGTTTTGTTGGAGTTACTATTCTTTTTTTAGTATGCTCTGTCATGCTTTATGTTGAAGAAGGACAAAAAGTGGCACATTGCTAGTTAATGAGATGGGTGGACTTTTTATAAGTCTTGGACAATGCTCGCTCCctttgagctagcttttgggtgTGAGTTAGACCTAAGACCTAATTTAACACTTTCTTTAGTATTTTGTCTTGGCTTCTTCACTCgtgttgttttctttttcaaacTGCTTTGTACTGGTTTtacttgagctgagggtctatcAAAACCATCCTCTCTACCTCCCATGGAAGGGGTAAGGTATGAGTACACACTACCCATACCTAACTACACTTGTTGggttacactgggtatgttatttACACAATGTTtgttgaagaagaaaataaatgataaatgaAAGTGTCATTTTTCTAACAAATTAAACTTTTACATGAGTCAATTAACACAATTAAACATTGAGCATGTGCTGTGGTTTTTAGAAAGATTTTTAGTTTATATCTCTTTGTGACCTATAAGTCATGGATTCGAGTCCTGAAATTAGCCATTGATGTTTTTGTCAGGGCAGACTACCTACACTACATCCTTTAGATGCGCGGCCCACCTAGGACCCTATGTGAACGTTGGGATGCTTTGAGTACTAGGCCCTTTTTGTTATATTGATGAGTCAATCATTTAAGCCTCAATCTGGCTTGCTGGGATCAACTATATGAATCATTAACAACCATTCTTCTCTATCTGGTCCCACAATTTTgataatttcctttttttgggTATAAGTTGAAAATGTTTTAGTGACTGGAAAAATTAATAATAGGACATAATCGTTTCCTTGTGTCCAGGCCACCTTGCCTGCCTACTCCTACCAGTAACAGGTACcaggtaactctgtccaccaaggtTAGGAcaaatgggaagaaatcacATAGTGTTTTTTGTTGGGATTTGAACCTGAGGCCTCATGATTCTCAACCCATTTCAGTAACCGCTAGGCTATACCCTGGGTACTAATAGGAGATAATCTAAACAATAAGAATATTGTATGCAGTCAAAAGACCATCAGTTACTGGGTTACTGTTGAAACTAGTAGCATGTTCTATCTCTCCTTGTCTCTCATCTCCTTCATTAATGGCTAGTTCGTGGTAGATTTTGTTCTATAGTATTTCCAGTAAActttagagttttttttttttttaattggcaACAAAGTTTTATACATCAATGCACAAAGGTTGTGCAAAAACCATTTTTATGGAGAAGGAAACTGCCAAAATGCTATCCTGTACAACTTACAAAGATTGTAAAATATCTAGGACGGATTCAGTATTTAATGGAAATtcttctttacaccaaaaatgaaaTAACAAAAGGGAGTTCATCTAAATCTTCTGAGTTAAACTACCCATGTCGTCAAAGAATCTCAGGTTCCTTTCTCTTCCATCAGTCTGCCAAATGCAGGCTGTTATatcttctattttctttttctgcCTAGGCAAACCTCCTCCCCTGTTCCAGCATTTCGGTAAGTCCAAAGAACTTTGTGGCATTACCCATGCGAGACCTTTCGTGCACTAAAAGATATTCCAGATTTTGAAGTCACCTCAAAATGCAAATATAGATATTCCAGATTTTGAAGTCACCTCAAAATGCAAATATAGATGACAATTAGTCTCAGGTCTTCCCACAAAGATGGCATCTAGAGCATAACTGAATGCCCCTCTTCATTGGATTTTCTTCTGTTAAGCGAGCTTCCTTGACCACCAACTAAACAAAGCAAGCTACTTTAGAATTTAGCTACCTCTCAACGTTGCATGCAAGTTGCTCCTGAACCTCAGATCCCAGAGAGTTCCCCCTTCTTGTGAACCGTGGATATATTGCGCTGTCATCTCCGGCTTATTTTTAGATGTTGGGAAAGGTAAAACTCTGCTCATTTTCTCTAAATCACCCGTTGCTCAAGAAGCTTATCCTGTTGTTGTCCTCATCTTTGAACCTACTATTGCCACTTGCTGTCGTTTTTCTTCTACTTCGTGATATTTTTCATAGACCAAAACCTAATGGTAGTGTGGCGTTCCTAGTTCTCCATCTGCTAGTTGCAGTTCTATACTTGTCCACTATCACTTCCCTACGTAAAACCATGCTTTTAGTCCCAAATCTCCATACTAATTTATCCAGCAGTCTTTTCAAAAACTCTGAGATTCTTCACACCAAGTCCTCCCACTTTTGCAGGGAAGTGACAATCTCCCAACTCACAAGGGGTGCTTCCTAATCCAATATGTTGCATCTCATAGGAAGTTCCACTGAAGTCCATTTGTGCTTGGTGCCAATGATGGCATGCAATGTGGAATTTGGTGATTGAGAGAGTAGAGAAGAGGCTAGCGGAATGGTAAAAGAGATACTTGTTGAAAGGAGGGAGGTATTGATTAAAAGTACTTTGTGTAGTATCCCCACATATTTCATGTCGCTTTTGCAGGATCCTGGTGAAGTGACAgaaaatttgaagtgatttcAGTGTAATTTTCTATGGGATACAATAGAAGGAATTAGAAAGTttcacttagtgaatttggagaGTTAGTGAAGTTGGAGAGTTGTCACATCTCCAAAGAAATGGGGAGGACTCGGTGTGAATGATCTCAGGGTCTTTGACAAAGCCTTGTTAGGGAAGTTATATGGATGTCTTGGGTGGAGGTGAATGCGCTTTGTAGGGGTGTGGTAGCAGATAAGTATGGTATTATGAAAGGTGAGTGGAGGACTAGAAACATCACAACACCGTTTGGGTGTGGCTTATGGAGGAACATTATGAAGGGGTGGAAAGACTTCAGTAAACATATTTCTTTCAGGGTTGAGGATGGTAGCAAGGTTAGTTTCTACGCGCATGAGTGGTGTATAAAGAATGAGATGAGGGAAGTTTTCCTTAATAGAGTGTCATCTACCTTTTTAGGTCTCATGAGGGGAAAGTTCATTGGGACTGAGGTTTAGGAGGAATTTGTAGGATTGGGAGTTGGAAGAATTTCATAACTTGGTTGAGTTACTGTATGGGCAAGATAAGCTAATCGATAGGCCAGATGCATGGAGATGGCGAGGGACCAGAGTTAGATTGCTCACCGTTATATCTTTTTATGAGAGGTTATTAAGTAGAGTTGAATCTATTTTCCCTCATTGTGCTGTCTAGGTACCCAGTGCTCCGAGGAAGGCATATTTCTTTACGTGGTTGGCAATGAGGGGTGTGATATTGACAACagaaaatctgaaaaagaaGATCACTTATGTTAGCTGGTGTTTCATGTGCAGAAGTTCTGGTGAAGATGTAGATCATCTTCTACTGCATTGTCAAGTGGCCAATCGACTGTGGAGGGTAATTCTTAATTTGTTTGGGGTGCAACGGGTGATGCCGAGCACAGTGAATGCGGCATTGCATAGTTGGGGGGGGGGCATCAGCAGGGTGAAGAGAAGCTCTAGGGCATGAGTGTTGCCCATTGACAAATTATGTGGGTTATTTGGAGAGAGAAATAAGAGAGCGTTTGAAGGGGTTGAACAAGATTTTGTAAAGATGCAAAATAGTCATTTGTTTTTAGTTTCCTTTTGGTGTTTCCCTGAGACCTTGTACAGAAGATTGGGTCTCTTCTTTAGAGAATCACATTTTGAcgtagtgtttttttttttttggggggggggcaTATGGCTTGTATACGGGGTTGTTCCCCTAAttgttaataaaatatttacctTATAAAAAAAGATCTTTGCATTGTTTTGGTTGTGTTATGAAGTCTGAATCATATTGCAAAAACCATATCACAACTTCCTCTTATCAGTTATTTGGTGttagttgatcaaataaattggaTTTCTATACTAATTATCACCTGAAGTAAAAGTTGGAAACTCACATGTGGCTGTAATTCAGATGGAAGATGACATTTAATAGGTTACTGTGTTTGCATATGTTTCATTCTTAAGCTGTATGAATTATTGGTAACTAGACAATGGGCCTTCTTCCGCTTAAATGTGTTATGAAAAACtctcttttcctcttttttcaCATCATCATTTTCCTTGTGTACATATGGAAGTGTATTGTCAATTGTCAAGTGTGAGATTCTTCTCTTAACAACTATTACTTTCCGTATCATCTTTTATGATCAAAACTGTAGGAAAGAGAAACTTTTTATTAATGAACTTTGAAGTTTCTGAAAAAGTCAGTTTCAGCTCTTGTTTTAGAGCCATTAGGTTTAATTCAATAAGCATATAACTCTTACTTACCTATCCAAAGGAAAATGCTTTCTCTTTATTGTAGGTGCTAGTCAAGATAGGGCATGTAAATGAGAATAGATCAACGGTCCAATTTGAAAACGTCATAGATTTTATCCAGatactaaaattaaatttaacaaATGATTACCCTTTTGGTTGGACTGAACATGTGGTGCAGTTGGAGTTAATGACCTCTCAGAGGGTCGCAGATCAAACTAAAATCCTTTGTTTTGCATGTAGTAGCTTAACCAAGATTGGAAgagcactttttttttttttttttttgcattttgcTAGTATCGTGCCAGTTAATTCTTCTACATATACTGAGGTTTAACAATTTCTTCTGAGACTGGGTTGGTCATCTTTGCTTAAGGTTTAATTATAGAGCTTGTTTGGGCCATGATCTATTCTTAGTGCGGTATCCAACTAGCCGTGGCTGATTACTGACAATAGAGTTGTATGTTCTTATTCTTTATGCCCAAGAAAATTTTCCATTTATACGTTTGAGCTTCTTTCAGCAACTAATTTTGGTTGTATGCTTGCATTTTCCATGTACAAAAGAAAGTTTTTCTCAAGCGGTAGTTCTAGCAACCTAGCACGAAGTTAGGGGTGTAAAGTAATCTCACttgtttctttaatttattgttatttttatattaaataatctgCATTCATCAACTTTTGCTCAATATTCAGTATGATGTGTAATTAGTATGTTAGAAAATGATTACAAACTTTATTATCTAAACATATTTTGCCAATACATAAAACCCAGACCCAGGCCAACTAATATTTTCAGGTGAAGTGAGGGAGTAAACGTATTTGAGAAATCTATTAAAGAATTCCAATCGTACTTGCTCTGGACAGTAGAATTCTTATGACAGCAACTGATACCTCGACTTTAGTTATTACCAATGGTTAGAATGTGTGTTTCCTATCCAAAGACTGAAAAAAAAGGATTATGTTGAATGAATCTGCTAATATTTTGACTGAAGGGCTTATGATATTCTTCCAGTTTCAATTTCTTATGCTGGAGTAGTTTGTTTTTTGTGTTCGTTCTTCTAGATCTCCTTTCTTTTGCTAATTTAACATTTGATGATATCGCATGAATATCACAGAGCTCGCTGTTGGTAACATTGTTAGGCGAGTTCTGAACATTATAAGGGAGGAGGATGTATCTTTGACAGCTGCTGCTGTTGGTGGGTTGGGTGTATCCGCTGGAAGTGATGATGAAGATGATTTCAAGCAAGATGATCATCAAGGTTTATCTGCCGCAGCTGTGGCTGCTGCTGCTAGAAACACCTTGAGACCACCTTCCTTACAGACCCTCCTTGAAGACATCCCACAATCAACAGCTGTACGTCGTACATCTTCTTCTGGTGGTGATTCTGAAGGAAAAAGCAAATGTAAGCAGTTTATAGATCATGATATAAATCATTGTTTTTAGGGATAAGTTAGATCATGACATTAAACTGATTTGAGGATCTTTAAGGCGGTTGTGATTGGATTGGTGCTGTGAATGCATTTTAAGACTTGATGTAATTCTAGAAATTGTAAACTGCTGGTACTGGGATTACAAGAAATGTGTTCAGGTTGTGATTTTTTTCACATTTTCTTTACAGCTGCTGATAAGAATTCAACGAGCAGGAAACTAAAGCATAATGTCATTGAGGCTGTTAATGAACTTATTCAAGATATTGCTACTTGCCATGAACAGATTGCTGAACAAGCAGTTGAGCATATTCATCACAAGTAtcttctctctccctctctGTGATTTGGCTGTCAATTTTTTTCCCCATTCATATTTCTGATATTTGGTGTCACCTCCCAATCTAGTTGGGGTCGGCTCTATGGAACTAACGCACAATAAAATCAGCAAAAAGTGCTTTGCAGGTCACAGCACTTGAAGGCTGCCCTTCCATTTTCAAAGGGTATATATAATAGCACCAAGAATCTGGGAACTATAATTTACTTAAAACTGGTTGTTATAAAGCATTAAGTAATTGGACTTATTTCTTTGTTTGAGCCTTTGAGATTTATAGATAATTGCCATGCTCTTGTCGGTTATCTATGGTTATTGACCTATAGGAACACAAGCAGAACCAGCAAAGAATTTCAATATATGAAGTCTTCCATTATTCAGTGTTCTTGGACTTTGTCCAGCATTTGGTTACAGCAAGAACAATCACCATTAGTTGGGGCAGCActagtatttttgtgtagttttctttctttctttttcttttgaccTGTCAAGTTTATTATTACTTGTCCAACTGCATAGCATGGCCTTGTTACCCAAGTGGAGACATTAAAGTGATGGTACAAGTATTAAAAAGTTctcaaaaattactttttcaaTTACAATGTAATAACCTTCTACTGATTCTTTTCTAATAAATAACCTTCTAATAGAGATTTGCTTGAGTCTTATGTTAAGCCTGCAACTTGGATCTGTTATTTCATATTGAGTATAAAACTATTCTGGTAAGGGACTGCCAATGGAATTGTCAGAAATCTGTTGGTGAGATCTACTTTAGTAACAATATTTTCTGTTATCATGAAAATGACAACAATTTCAACCCAGGGTCTCCTCTTCTAGCAGTGGTTATCTAGAGCTATGATGGTGTCTATGGTAGCCCCTATACAGCATTCCTGCAAactaaaagcataaaaaatttAGTTCGGTTGACCTATATGTTTCAGTGAAATCAGACAGATGTGCACTCAACTAGGTAAGTTGGACTGACACATAAAGGGAGCTTATTGTCACAGTGTcacttcaaaattattttcaaatgcattgtttaatttttcatttaaaattctTTCTATTTCTAGTAGCTGTTTACGGATTGTAAAGTATGGGAAGGTTGATGCTTTCCTCTCTGATCCAGTTATATGCATTCCAACTCTTTCTTCACTTATTAATTGCATCCAGTTATATGTATTCCAACTCTTTCTTCACCTTTTAATCCGTTCCTACTTTCTTTCAGTGAGGTAATCTTAACTCTAGGCAATTCAAGAACAGTGATGGAATTTCTAAGTGCTGCAAAGGAAAAGAAGAGATCTTTCCGGGTTTTTGTGGCTGAGGGTGCCCCAAGGTTGGAGAAGTGGCTTACCTTTGATCATTAAGTGTTGTAATACTGTACGGTTTCTGTAATTTCcttcttttataattttctgTTTCTTCTACTTGTTTGATTGTCCCTCCTTGATTCTACTTAAGGTATCAGGGGCATGCCCTTGCAAAAGAATTGGTTGCAAGGGGTCTGCAGACCACAGTGATCACCGATTCTGCTGTTTTTGCAATCATCTCAAGAGTCAACATGGTATGTCGGTGCTGTAACTTCTTGCATTTAATTATGAGGCCATTGCCCTTAACCCGAATTCTGATATTTCCTATGAAAAGGTGGTTGTTGGAGCCCACACTGTCATGGCCAATGGTGGGGTTATTGCACCTGTTGGAATGAACATGGTGGCTTTAGCAGCTCAAAGGCATGCTGTTCCCTTTGTTGTTCTTGCAGGCACTCACAAGGTATTTTAGCATCTCTAAGGCACTTGGTTGTTCCTTCaggaaattaatatattttactaCTCCTagttctattaaaaaaattaaagagctAATTCCATAAAACAGCTTATATAAAGATTGGAACTTTCTGCTCCTGACTGAAATGTAGCCCTTGTAGCCTAGAATCTGTCTTTGATGCTGCAGTATTAGCACCTATGATTTTTCCTCTGAAACTTGATGGATTAGAGCTATTTGAATTTAAGTAGAAGTTTACTTGGAATAAGCATGAGTGGTTCCCTCACTGGTCAAAGCATCATGGAGAACATGAAGTGCTCTAGTTAGACTAAGTAAAAAAGGGAGGTCTGTTTTGCTTTGATTTTGTATCAATGAAATGTCAAGAACATTTCTTAAAAGCTTTGAAGAGATCATTTCGCAGCTGGAGTGACCTAATAAAAGGTTAATGTTCCCTATTTAACAGTGTTGTCTATTCAAAAGGATGTGAATAAGCAATCAGTGAATATGATGTTGCATTTTGGTGACATCCATCCGGTTTTCTTTCCCTCTCATCTGCTTTATATGTGTCTCTTCATTGG
This Solanum dulcamara chromosome 1, daSolDulc1.2, whole genome shotgun sequence DNA region includes the following protein-coding sequences:
- the LOC129901115 gene encoding uncharacterized protein LOC129901115 → MNALVNEFIIKLKKRKIEGSKTTAKLTAEVLRSCISQQRLPQTNQADALIDAIRGIGEKLIAANPVELAVGNIVRRVLNIIREEDVSLTAAAVGGLGVSAGSDDEDDFKQDDHQGLSAAAVAAAARNTLRPPSLQTLLEDIPQSTAVRRTSSSGGDSEGKSKSADKNSTSRKLKHNVIEAVNELIQDIATCHEQIAEQAVEHIHHNEVILTLGNSRTVMEFLSAAKEKKRSFRVFVAEGAPRYQGHALAKELVARGLQTTVITDSAVFAIISRVNMVVVGAHTVMANGGVIAPVGMNMVALAAQRHAVPFVVLAGTHKLCPLYPHNPEVLLNELKSPAELLDFGEFSDCLDFGSSSGSPLLHVVNPAFDYVPPNLVSLFITDTGGHNASFMYRLIADYYSADDIVVKQKSVS